Proteins from a single region of Drosophila biarmipes strain raj3 chromosome 3R, RU_DBia_V1.1, whole genome shotgun sequence:
- the LOC108031225 gene encoding calcium uptake protein 1 homolog, mitochondrial: MTRFWPLVFLGARSTSVFSHLLSDSLGESWPFALQASSDQEVKQKTTIPKKRPLSSHRASFRDYTIRQYENRLRLFSHPTKIFRYFATIKMRNKYGKWELYMTASDFMRSIQPGVRQPENLGLDKFHILDEKAARKWKPDVGEDSIFLKIEGRGLLTYSDYVLLTILLSIPERNVRIGFKLFDANGDGNVTIEDMEQVLMAITQGEASVMNSHLKRYLFGSRLSRTMGATDFLEFLQELHTEIHTHQFESLLKGSRTVISELDFAKVVLGFRSSRSETRETLKRVKEKFGNMGRGISLEEFLAFFRFVQDVGVMDNELAFYYFTGAHISPKTLRHISYVVTGVKLSEHLTEVIFSIFDRDSDNIIQRKDFTKMRRQWMHPVPLRTNLRFSSTICIVCKCLWKVLPSWKKKGIHIREPLLVR; this comes from the exons ATGACGCGCTTCTGGCCACTGGTTTTCCTTGGGGCACGCTCTACTTCAGTTTTCTCGCATTTATTGAGTGACAGCCTTGGGGAAAGCTGGCCGTTCGCTTTGCAAGCCTCCTCTGATCAAGAGGTGAAACAAAAAACTACGATACCGAAGAAGCGCCCTTTAAGCTCGCACCGAGCTTCGTTCCGTGATTATACCATCAGGCAGTACGAGAACCGCCTCAGACTGTTCTCCCATCCCACGAAGATCTTCCGCTACTTTGCCACCATCAAAATGAGGAACAAGTACGGTAAATGGGAACTGTACATGACCGCCTCCGATTTCATGAGATCCATTCAGCCAGGAGTCAGGCAGCCGGAGAACTTGGGCCTGGACAAGTTCCACATTCTCGATGAGAAGGCGGCCAGGAAGTGGAAGCCGGATGTCGGGGAGGACAGCATCTTCCTGAAGATCGAGGGGCGGGGCCTGCTGACCTACAGTGACTACGTGCTGCTGACCATCCTGCTGTCCATTCCGGAGCGAAACGTTAGAATCGGCTTCAAGCTGTTCGACGCGAATGGTGACGGCAACGTGACCATCGAGGACATGGAGCAGGTGCTTATGGCCATCACCCAGGGCGAGGCCTCCGTGATGAACTCACACCTGAAGAGGTATCTCTTTGGCTCGCGACTGAGCAGAACCATGGGGGCTACTGACTTTCTGGAGTTCCTGCAAGAGCTGCACACTGAGATCCACACGCATCAGTTCGAGAGCTTGTTGAAGGGATCCAG AACTGTGATCTCCGAGCTGGACTTTGCCAAGGTGGTCTTGGGCTTCCGAAGTTCCCGCAGCGAGACTCGCGAAACTCTTAAGCGGGTCAAGGAAAAGTTTGGCAACATGGGTCGTGGTATAAGCCTGGAGGAGTTCCTGGCCTTCTTTCGCTTTGTGCAGGATGTGGGAGTTATGGATAACGAGCTGGCCTTCTACTACTTCACCGGGGCGCACATCTCACCCAAAACACTGCGACACATCTCCTACGTGGTGACCGGCGTGAAACTCTCCGAACATCTTACCGAGGTGATTTTCTCCATCTTCGATCGTGATAGCGACAACATTATTCAGCGCAAGGACTTTACCAAGATGAGGCGTCAGTGGATGCACCCCGTTCCGTTGCGAACCAACCTGAGGTTCTCGTCCACGATATGCATTGTCTGCAAGTGCCTGTGGAAAGTACTACCATCCTGGAAAAAGAAGGGAATTCACATAAGGGAACCGCTTCTAGTTCGCTGA